Within Cellulophaga sp. L1A9, the genomic segment AGGATTAGCTGTAGTCAATATTATTAAACCTGGAAAATCTATTTCAGAAGAAACAAGAATCAGCTTAGTAGAAAACTATAAAGGGGATGCAGATTCCAGAATAGCCCAAGCACACAAACAAGAAGAATCTGGACCCTTACAAGCCTTAGAAGATATTGTTCCAAGCAATATTTTTAAAGCCGCAAGTGATAACGGAAATATGCTTCAGGTCATTTTCTTCGCTATTTTCTTTGGAATAGGATTAATACTTATTCCTGAAGAACAATCTACGCCTGTTAAAAAATTCTTTGATGGTTTTAATGAAGTTATTCTTAAACTAATCGATTTGATCATGCTTGCTGCTCCTTTTGGGGTTTTTGCCTTATTAGCAGCGTTAGTGGTAGAATCACCAAGCCTAGATCTATTTAAAGCCTTAGGCTGGTATGCATTATGTGTTGTCATTGGTTTATTCCTGATGATTTGCGTATACCTTGGGTTTGTTTGGATATTTACAAGGAAATCGCCTTCATTTTTCTTAAAGGGAATTTCTCCTGCACAGCTATTGGCATTCTCTACTAGTTCTAGTGCAGCAACATTACCCGTAACTATGGAACGTGTTGAAGAGCATTTAGGTGTTGATGAAGAGGTAACAAGTTTTGTTCTGCCTATTGGTGCTACTATTAATATGGATGGCACAAGCCTATACCAAGCGGTGGCCGCTATTTTTATAGCACAGGCCTTTGGTATGGATTTAGATTTATGGGCACAATTGGGGATTATCGTTACAGCAACCTTAGCTTCTATTGGAAGTGCTGCTGTTCCTGGTGCAGGAATGGTGATGCTGGTTATTGTACTTTCTCAAGCGGGAATTCCAGAAGCAGGTCTTGCATTGATTTTCGCAGTAGACAGGCCTTTAGATATGTGTAGAACCGTAGTTAACGTTACTGGAGATGCTGCTGTTTCTATGATGGTTGCCAAGTCTGTAGACAAACTACATGATCCTAAAGAGAAAAATTGGGATGATAATTATAAAGCTTAAAAACAATTGTTTATATAAATAAAAAAAGAGTCCTATTTGGACTCTTTTTTTATTTCTTCTACTGAAATTTTCTAGGTATAAGAATAAGCTAAATACACTTCTAAGTATAGTTAAAATGAAATACACTCATTAACTTTAGCTAAAACTTACCATAGGTATCTTAAGCATTTACTTTTGCAGATGAAACCGTAAATATTCCAAAGTCATCAATCAACATTGTTTCTTTTTGGATGCCATTATACGCCATCATACGATCTAATTCTTTTTGAGACCTTCTTCGCATCACCCAATTTTTCTTTTGATGACTATTTAAAACATAGGCAATCATTTTTAATTGTGGATGCCAAGGTTGGCCTGTGTACACCACTGCA encodes:
- a CDS encoding dicarboxylate/amino acid:cation symporter; translation: MKKLELHWQILIGMFAGVLFAFIMVQFEWGAKFVSDWIKPFGNIFINSLKLIAVPLILASLIKGVSDLKDISKLSQMGGRTIGIYIVTTIIAVSIGLAVVNIIKPGKSISEETRISLVENYKGDADSRIAQAHKQEESGPLQALEDIVPSNIFKAASDNGNMLQVIFFAIFFGIGLILIPEEQSTPVKKFFDGFNEVILKLIDLIMLAAPFGVFALLAALVVESPSLDLFKALGWYALCVVIGLFLMICVYLGFVWIFTRKSPSFFLKGISPAQLLAFSTSSSAATLPVTMERVEEHLGVDEEVTSFVLPIGATINMDGTSLYQAVAAIFIAQAFGMDLDLWAQLGIIVTATLASIGSAAVPGAGMVMLVIVLSQAGIPEAGLALIFAVDRPLDMCRTVVNVTGDAAVSMMVAKSVDKLHDPKEKNWDDNYKA